Proteins from a single region of Fusobacterium gonidiaformans ATCC 25563:
- the cas7i gene encoding type I-B CRISPR-associated protein Cas7/Cst2/DevR has translation MKKNALTLTVVANMTSNYSEGLGNISSVQKVYKNRAVYSIRSRESLKNVLMVQSGMYEDLQTVVNGATQKNVTPELNASNCRALEGGYMCTAADTYVRNSSFYLTDAISTESFVNETRFHNNLYLATNYAKANGLNVQANAGDVGLMPYQYEYEKSLKVYSITIDLEKIGKDENFNQEADKTEKYERVKSILEAIQNLSLVVKGNLDNAEPMFVIGGLSERKTHYFENVVKTEQGALVIGEDIVLKKNKGFRCALLRGDNFSNEEEILKMLQPISMEVFFEDLIKEVKDYYQA, from the coding sequence ATGAAGAAAAATGCATTAACATTAACAGTTGTTGCAAATATGACATCAAATTATTCAGAAGGATTGGGAAATATTTCAAGCGTTCAAAAAGTCTATAAAAATAGAGCCGTTTATTCTATTCGAAGTCGTGAAAGTTTGAAAAATGTTTTAATGGTACAAAGTGGTATGTATGAAGATTTACAAACAGTTGTAAATGGGGCAACACAGAAAAATGTGACTCCTGAATTAAACGCTTCGAACTGTAGAGCCTTAGAGGGAGGGTATATGTGTACAGCAGCAGATACCTATGTAAGGAATAGTTCTTTTTATTTAACAGATGCGATTTCTACGGAGAGTTTTGTAAATGAAACACGTTTTCATAATAATTTATATTTAGCTACGAATTATGCAAAAGCAAATGGTTTAAATGTACAGGCGAACGCAGGAGATGTAGGGCTGATGCCATATCAATATGAGTATGAAAAATCTTTAAAAGTATATAGTATTACGATTGATTTAGAAAAAATTGGAAAAGATGAAAATTTTAATCAAGAAGCAGATAAAACAGAAAAATATGAAAGAGTAAAAAGTATCTTGGAAGCAATTCAAAACTTAAGTTTAGTAGTCAAAGGAAATTTAGATAATGCAGAGCCTATGTTTGTGATAGGGGGATTGTCAGAAAGAAAAACACATTATTTTGAAAATGTGGTAAAAACAGAGCAAGGAGCTTTGGTAATTGGGGAAGACATAGTTTTGAAAAAGAACAAAGGATTTCGATGTGCTTTATTACGGGGAGACAACTTCTCCAATGAGGAAGAAATTTTGAAAATGTTACAACCAATTTCTATGGAAGTGTTCTTTGAAGACTTAATAAAAGAAGTGAAAGATTATTATCAAGCATAA
- the cas1b gene encoding type I-B CRISPR-associated endonuclease Cas1b, with the protein MKRSYFLYSNGTLKRKDNTITFINENEEKKDIPIEMIDDIYIMSEMNFNTKFINYISQFGIPIHFFNYYTFYTGSFYPRETAVSGQLLVKQVEHYLDKDKRIEIAREFIEGASFNIYRNLRYYNGRGKEVKTYMHQIEELRKQLSKVTDVEELMGYEGNIRKIYYEAWNVIINQEIDFEKRVKNPPDNMINSLISFVNTLFYTKVLGEIYKTQLNSTVSYLHQPSTKRFSLSLDISEIFKPLVVDRLIFSLLNKNQITEKSFIKDFEYLRLKEDASKLIVQELEERLKQVIQHKDLNRKVSYQYLIRLECYKLIKHLLGEKKYLSFQMWW; encoded by the coding sequence ATGAAACGAAGTTATTTTCTATATTCCAATGGAACTTTAAAACGAAAAGATAATACAATTACATTTATCAATGAAAATGAAGAAAAAAAAGATATTCCCATTGAAATGATAGATGACATCTATATTATGTCAGAGATGAATTTTAATACAAAATTTATCAATTATATTTCTCAATTCGGGATTCCTATTCACTTTTTTAACTACTATACTTTCTATACAGGAAGTTTTTATCCTAGGGAAACAGCAGTATCAGGTCAACTGTTGGTGAAACAAGTAGAACACTATTTGGACAAAGACAAAAGAATTGAAATTGCTAGAGAATTTATAGAAGGAGCCTCTTTTAATATTTATCGGAATTTACGATATTATAACGGAAGAGGAAAAGAGGTAAAAACATATATGCATCAAATTGAAGAGTTAAGAAAGCAACTTTCTAAAGTTACAGATGTAGAAGAACTGATGGGGTACGAAGGAAATATTAGGAAAATTTATTATGAAGCTTGGAATGTTATTATCAATCAAGAAATTGATTTTGAAAAAAGAGTTAAGAATCCTCCAGATAATATGATAAATTCTTTAATTTCTTTTGTGAATACCTTGTTTTATACAAAAGTTTTAGGAGAAATCTATAAAACACAATTAAACTCTACGGTGAGTTATTTACATCAACCAAGTACGAAACGATTTTCTCTTTCTTTGGATATTTCTGAAATTTTTAAACCTTTAGTTGTCGATAGACTTATTTTTTCTTTACTCAATAAAAATCAAATTACAGAAAAGAGTTTTATTAAGGATTTTGAGTATTTAAGATTGAAAGAAGATGCCTCTAAACTGATTGTTCAAGAGCTGGAAGAAAGATTAAAGCAGGTAATACAGCATAAAGACTTAAATAGAAAAGTTTCTTATCAATATTTAATTCGTTTAGAATGCTATAAGTTAATTAAACATTTATTAGGAGAAAAAAAGTATTTGTCATTTCAAATGTGGTGGTGA
- the cas5 gene encoding CRISPR-associated protein Cas5 encodes MKALRIVLRQTSANYRKTGCLENKMTYPLPLPSTIIGALHNICDYKEYHPMDVSIQGKFSSLSKRAYTDYCFLNSVMDDRGILVKMANGDCLSNSFLRVASSKKPQGNSFKKRISIQVHDENLFEEYCHLKDISEEIKIKKDTVYKEKLSEFKKKKTELSSQKKLLDKNSEEYKKILEEEKKWKIEEKNYVEEFKKYEEENYTKPIKSYRSLVTSLKFYEILHDIFLILHIRAEEEVLKEIHDNIYRLTSLGRSEDFLEVEDCSVVELQEFQEDIYSKENANTSIYLNRKDVAEEKIFSFEVDSNHSSGGTKYYVNKNYTLEENKRIFTKIPVLYSMNFGAQESSENVKLDFWGTDSEGNKIPVLVNFL; translated from the coding sequence ATGAAAGCCTTACGAATTGTTTTACGACAAACGAGTGCTAATTATAGGAAAACAGGATGTTTAGAAAATAAAATGACTTATCCTTTGCCTCTTCCTTCCACAATTATAGGAGCTCTTCATAATATTTGTGACTATAAAGAATATCATCCTATGGATGTTAGTATTCAAGGAAAATTTTCTTCTCTATCGAAAAGAGCATATACAGACTATTGTTTTTTGAATTCTGTGATGGATGATAGAGGAATTCTAGTCAAAATGGCAAATGGAGATTGTTTATCTAATTCATTCCTTCGAGTTGCTTCTTCTAAAAAACCGCAAGGAAATAGTTTTAAAAAGAGAATTTCTATTCAAGTACATGATGAAAATCTTTTTGAGGAATATTGTCATTTAAAAGATATTAGTGAAGAAATTAAAATAAAAAAAGACACTGTCTATAAAGAAAAACTAAGCGAGTTTAAGAAAAAGAAAACAGAATTAAGTTCTCAAAAAAAATTATTGGATAAAAACTCGGAAGAATACAAGAAAATCTTAGAAGAAGAAAAAAAATGGAAAATCGAAGAAAAAAATTATGTAGAAGAGTTTAAAAAATATGAAGAAGAAAACTATACCAAGCCTATAAAATCATATCGATCTTTGGTAACTTCTCTAAAGTTTTATGAAATATTACATGATATTTTTTTAATTCTTCATATTCGAGCAGAAGAAGAAGTATTAAAGGAAATTCATGATAACATTTATCGCTTAACATCCTTAGGACGAAGTGAAGATTTTCTAGAAGTAGAAGATTGCAGTGTAGTGGAACTACAGGAGTTTCAAGAAGATATTTATTCGAAAGAAAATGCAAATACGTCCATTTATTTAAATCGAAAAGATGTGGCAGAAGAAAAAATATTTAGTTTTGAAGTAGATTCCAACCATTCTTCTGGAGGAACAAAATACTATGTGAATAAAAATTATACTTTGGAAGAGAATAAACGAATTTTTACAAAAATTCCTGTGTTGTATAGTATGAATTTTGGAGCACAGGAAAGCAGTGAAAATGTAAAGTTAGACTTTTGGGGAACGGATTCTGAAGGAAATAAAATACCTGTTTTGGTTAATTTTTTATGA
- the cas6 gene encoding CRISPR-associated endoribonuclease Cas6, protein MRFILKFQLSTMRIPIEIRRTMISFIKKSLTQAHDGKYYENFFKDTELKDYCFSIIYPLKQFHKNEIELKKPEISVVFSCTEKQNIAFLLMNVFLLQKNKKFPLPDDEYMILKEIVPVREKEILGNVGIFRSTLGGGIVVREHIKEEKKDIYYSVGDENFLEKLDWIMKKRFERLGYPKEMIQFSSKLLEGKKVIVKHFGLTFPVTNGIFEIHAPKILLKEIYRTGLGSRLSQGLGMLEYLGPGGEENEA, encoded by the coding sequence ATGAGATTTATATTAAAATTTCAATTGAGTACGATGAGGATCCCAATTGAAATTCGAAGGACGATGATTAGTTTTATTAAAAAATCTTTAACACAGGCCCATGATGGAAAATATTATGAAAATTTTTTCAAAGATACAGAGCTAAAGGATTATTGTTTTTCTATTATTTATCCATTGAAACAATTTCATAAAAATGAAATTGAATTAAAAAAACCAGAAATCTCAGTAGTTTTTTCGTGTACAGAAAAACAAAATATCGCTTTTTTACTGATGAATGTTTTTTTGCTACAAAAAAATAAAAAATTTCCTCTTCCTGATGACGAGTATATGATATTAAAAGAAATTGTTCCAGTCAGAGAAAAAGAAATATTAGGAAATGTAGGAATATTTCGTTCTACCTTAGGTGGTGGAATTGTTGTTCGGGAACATATTAAGGAAGAAAAAAAGGATATTTATTATTCTGTAGGGGATGAGAATTTTTTAGAAAAGTTAGATTGGATTATGAAGAAACGTTTTGAACGTTTAGGCTATCCCAAAGAAATGATACAGTTTTCTTCTAAATTGCTTGAGGGGAAAAAAGTCATTGTAAAACATTTTGGCTTGACTTTCCCAGTAACGAATGGAATTTTTGAAATCCACGCTCCTAAGATTTTATTAAAAGAAATATATCGAACTGGTTTAGGATCTCGATTATCTCAAGGATTAGGTATGTTAGAATATTTAGGCCCTGGAGGTGAGGAAAATGAAGCATAA
- the cas4 gene encoding CRISPR-associated protein Cas4 — MKKEITGIMVYYYEVCQRKLWYFLHEIQMESDNSNVILGRLLEENTYTRDEKKVAIDGIINIDFFRTKKVLHEIKKSKVMEQASILQVQYYLYYLEKKGLTGIKGVLDYPLLKQKVEVELTWIDRKHLDEILSKIELIMELDIPPDIEKKSICKKCAYFDLCFV; from the coding sequence ATGAAAAAAGAAATTACAGGAATTATGGTCTATTATTATGAAGTATGTCAGAGAAAATTATGGTATTTTCTTCATGAAATTCAAATGGAGTCAGACAACTCTAATGTAATTTTGGGAAGATTATTAGAAGAAAATACATATACAAGAGATGAGAAGAAAGTTGCCATTGATGGAATCATCAATATTGATTTTTTTCGGACTAAAAAGGTATTGCACGAAATAAAGAAGAGCAAAGTTATGGAACAAGCGTCTATTTTACAAGTACAATATTATCTTTATTATTTAGAAAAGAAAGGACTTACAGGGATAAAAGGTGTTTTAGATTATCCTCTTTTAAAACAGAAAGTAGAAGTAGAATTGACTTGGATAGATAGAAAACATTTAGATGAGATTTTATCGAAGATAGAATTGATTATGGAATTAGACATTCCTCCTGATATTGAGAAGAAATCGATTTGCAAGAAATGTGCTTATTTTGATTTATGTTTTGTATAA
- a CDS encoding CRISPR-associated helicase/endonuclease Cas3 has product MEYYAKPNKTIAQHNFDLQQARECLVRFGYLYSEEENRILREAIEYHDLGKMNEFFQKRVLSQRKIKFNPELEVEHNILSIYMIDPKKYLKDEYHSILYAVLFHHRYSDVVQTMVERKKDIERLLQNFTSYRLPMGLKISSLHTLTNQKTLGLLMKCDYAASGNYQIEYPNDFLEEKLELWSSKLGILWNDLQEFCYSHKNESIIAIADTGMGKTEAALRWIGNSKAFFTLPIRTAINAIYDRVSRDILERENLEERLSLLHSTSLEYYAKNIAEEELDIFEYHQRGKHLSLPLTICTADQIFNFILKYKGYEMKLATLSYSKVVLDEIQMYDPSLLAAIILGIKTILELGGKIGIVTATFPPIVEALMKKEIPDFSFQKQIFHSKNNVIRHNLISYDKRMGTEEMIDLFLRNKKIGKSNKILVVCNTIKDAQAMYDTLLEQEELSPYLHLLHSRFIKEDRARKEKEILAFGKTEIKENGIWISTQLVEASLDIDFDYLFTELQDLSSLFQRFGRCNRKGKKSTKEANCYVYLKTEEGYLKEAGSSYGFIDKVIYHLSREALLGHTGEISEELKTKWIEEFLSYEKLEQSSFLSEFRDAIEEYKNILNSSENTSEELTRLRDIQNVTVIPLPVYQKHEEEIRDLEENLKNSEMTKEEKLRFKEEIMKHTVTVPKYMLENYKKALQDGNVDCMPVSSVKISNYEKVIILECLYDSQRGFQAKKFVEKNINFAFL; this is encoded by the coding sequence ATGGAATATTATGCCAAACCAAATAAAACGATTGCACAACATAATTTTGATTTGCAGCAAGCTAGAGAATGCCTAGTAAGATTTGGATATTTATATTCTGAAGAAGAAAATAGAATTTTACGAGAAGCAATAGAATATCATGATTTAGGGAAAATGAATGAGTTTTTTCAAAAAAGAGTTTTAAGTCAAAGAAAAATAAAGTTCAATCCTGAATTAGAAGTAGAGCATAATATTTTATCTATTTATATGATAGATCCTAAAAAATATTTGAAAGATGAATATCACTCTATTTTATATGCTGTTTTATTTCATCATCGATATTCTGATGTGGTGCAAACAATGGTAGAAAGAAAGAAGGATATTGAAAGGTTACTACAAAATTTTACTTCATATCGTTTGCCTATGGGGTTAAAAATATCTAGCTTACATACCCTAACAAATCAAAAAACATTGGGACTTCTTATGAAATGTGATTATGCGGCAAGTGGAAATTATCAAATAGAATATCCAAATGATTTTTTAGAAGAGAAATTAGAGCTGTGGAGTTCTAAATTAGGGATTTTATGGAATGATTTACAAGAGTTTTGTTACTCTCATAAAAATGAGAGTATTATAGCCATTGCAGATACAGGGATGGGAAAGACAGAAGCGGCTCTTCGTTGGATTGGAAATAGCAAAGCTTTTTTTACTCTACCGATTCGAACAGCAATCAATGCCATTTATGATAGAGTATCAAGAGATATTTTAGAACGTGAAAATCTGGAAGAACGGTTATCTCTTTTACATTCTACTTCTTTGGAATACTATGCCAAAAATATTGCGGAGGAAGAACTTGATATTTTTGAGTATCATCAACGAGGAAAGCATCTTTCTTTACCTTTAACCATTTGTACGGCAGATCAAATTTTTAATTTTATTTTAAAATATAAAGGTTATGAGATGAAATTAGCAACTTTATCCTACTCTAAAGTAGTGCTTGATGAAATACAGATGTATGACCCTAGTTTGTTGGCAGCTATTATTTTAGGTATTAAAACGATTTTAGAATTGGGAGGGAAAATAGGAATAGTAACAGCAACTTTTCCTCCTATTGTCGAAGCCCTTATGAAAAAAGAAATTCCTGATTTTTCATTTCAGAAGCAGATATTCCACTCAAAAAATAATGTCATTCGTCATAATCTTATCAGCTATGATAAGAGAATGGGAACTGAGGAAATGATAGATCTATTTTTAAGAAATAAGAAAATAGGAAAAAGTAATAAAATTTTAGTGGTGTGTAATACTATTAAAGATGCACAGGCAATGTATGATACTTTACTGGAGCAAGAAGAATTGTCTCCATATCTGCATTTGCTACATTCTCGATTTATCAAAGAAGATAGAGCGAGAAAAGAAAAAGAGATACTTGCTTTTGGAAAAACAGAAATCAAGGAGAATGGTATTTGGATTTCTACACAATTAGTAGAGGCTTCTTTAGATATAGACTTCGATTATCTTTTTACCGAATTGCAAGATTTGAGTTCTTTATTCCAAAGATTTGGACGTTGTAACAGAAAAGGGAAAAAGAGCACTAAGGAAGCAAATTGCTATGTATATTTAAAAACGGAAGAGGGATATTTAAAAGAAGCAGGGAGCAGCTATGGTTTTATTGATAAAGTGATTTATCATTTATCGAGAGAAGCTTTATTGGGACACACTGGGGAAATTTCTGAAGAATTAAAAACGAAGTGGATAGAAGAATTTTTAAGTTATGAAAAATTAGAACAAAGTTCTTTTCTCAGTGAATTTCGAGATGCCATAGAAGAGTACAAGAATATTTTAAATAGTAGTGAAAACACAAGTGAAGAGCTCACTAGATTACGAGATATTCAAAATGTGACGGTAATACCCCTTCCGGTCTATCAAAAACATGAAGAAGAAATTAGAGATCTGGAAGAAAACTTGAAAAATTCTGAAATGACAAAAGAGGAAAAGCTTCGTTTCAAAGAAGAAATCATGAAACATACAGTCACAGTTCCTAAATATATGTTGGAAAATTATAAAAAAGCTTTACAAGATGGAAATGTAGACTGTATGCCTGTATCATCAGTGAAGATATCTAATTATGAAAAAGTAATTATTTTAGAATGTTTGTATGATAGTCAAAGGGGATTTCAAGCAAAGAAATTTGTAGAAAAAAATATCAATTTTGCATTTTTATAA
- the cas2 gene encoding CRISPR-associated endonuclease Cas2, which produces MYVVVVYDISLDEKGSYHWRKIFQICKRYLHHIQNSVFEGELSEVDIVRLKYEVSDYIRDNLDSFIIFKSRNERWMEKEMLGLQEDKTDNFL; this is translated from the coding sequence ATGTATGTGGTTGTAGTGTATGATATCTCTTTAGATGAGAAAGGGAGTTATCATTGGAGAAAAATTTTTCAAATTTGTAAACGATATTTACATCATATTCAAAACTCTGTATTTGAAGGAGAATTATCTGAAGTAGATATCGTGAGATTAAAGTATGAAGTATCAGATTATATTAGAGATAATTTAGATTCTTTTATCATTTTTAAATCTCGAAATGAAAGATGGATGGAAAAAGAAATGTTAGGTCTGCAAGAAGATAAAACAGATAATTTTTTATGA
- the argS gene encoding arginine--tRNA ligase yields the protein MLLVNKELSKIFTSTVTKLYSDKEIKEVEITAATNEKFGDFQCNFAMMNSKIIGKNPRMIAEEIQQNLIENEVIEKLEIAGPGFINIFLKEAYLSSFIKKIGKEEFDFSFLDRKGDVIIDFSSPNIAKRMHIGHLRSTIIGDAICRIYRYLGYHVVGDNHIGDWGTQFGKLIIGYHKWLDKDAYQRNAIEELERVYVKFSQEAEEHPELEEEARLELKKLQDGDEENHNLWKEFIKVSMEEYQKLYDRLDVHFDTFYGESFYHPIMPEVVKELVDKGIAKEDDGAKVVFFPEEENLFPCIVQKKDGAFLYATSDIATVKFRLNTYDVNHLIYLTDERQQDHFKQFFRVTEMLGWDVKKYHVWFGIMRFADGVFSTRKGNVIRLEELLDEGKRRAYEIVKEKNPSLPEEEKQHIAEVVGVGAIKYADLSQNRQSPIIFEWDKILSFEGNTAPYLQYSYARVQSVLDKAKDLGKAATEDTCLILKDKYERSLANYMTIFPSSVLKAAETCKPNLIADYLYDLSKKLNSFYNNCPILNQEDDILKSRAYLAKQAGEIIKQGLSLLGIQTLDRM from the coding sequence ATGTTATTAGTAAATAAGGAATTATCCAAAATTTTTACATCAACCGTAACGAAATTATATTCAGATAAAGAAATTAAAGAAGTAGAAATCACAGCAGCTACTAATGAGAAATTTGGAGATTTTCAATGTAATTTTGCTATGATGAATTCTAAAATAATTGGGAAAAATCCTAGGATGATTGCAGAAGAAATTCAACAAAATTTAATAGAAAATGAAGTCATCGAAAAACTAGAAATTGCAGGACCTGGATTTATCAATATATTCTTAAAGGAAGCGTATTTGTCTTCTTTTATTAAAAAAATTGGAAAAGAAGAATTCGATTTTTCTTTCTTAGACAGAAAGGGAGATGTTATCATTGACTTTTCTTCTCCAAATATTGCCAAGAGAATGCATATAGGGCATTTACGTTCTACGATTATTGGAGATGCGATTTGTAGAATTTATCGTTATTTAGGATATCATGTGGTAGGAGATAACCACATAGGAGATTGGGGAACTCAATTTGGAAAATTGATTATAGGTTATCATAAATGGTTAGATAAAGATGCCTACCAAAGGAATGCTATCGAAGAATTGGAAAGAGTGTATGTAAAATTTTCACAAGAGGCAGAAGAACATCCTGAATTGGAAGAAGAAGCTCGATTGGAATTGAAAAAATTGCAAGATGGAGATGAAGAAAATCACAATCTTTGGAAAGAGTTTATCAAAGTGTCTATGGAGGAATATCAAAAGTTATATGACAGATTGGATGTTCATTTTGATACTTTCTATGGAGAATCTTTCTATCACCCTATTATGCCGGAAGTGGTAAAAGAATTAGTAGATAAGGGGATTGCAAAAGAAGATGATGGAGCAAAGGTAGTTTTCTTCCCGGAAGAAGAAAATCTATTCCCTTGTATTGTACAAAAGAAAGATGGAGCTTTCCTATATGCAACTTCAGATATTGCTACGGTTAAGTTTCGATTGAATACATACGATGTAAATCATTTGATTTATTTAACAGATGAAAGACAGCAAGATCACTTTAAACAATTTTTCCGTGTAACCGAAATGCTAGGTTGGGATGTTAAAAAATATCATGTATGGTTTGGAATTATGCGTTTTGCAGATGGAGTATTCTCTACTCGAAAAGGAAATGTCATTCGATTGGAAGAATTATTGGATGAAGGAAAGAGAAGGGCTTATGAAATTGTAAAAGAGAAAAATCCTTCTTTGCCGGAAGAAGAAAAACAACATATTGCAGAAGTTGTTGGAGTAGGGGCTATTAAATATGCAGACTTATCTCAAAACCGACAAAGTCCAATTATTTTTGAATGGGATAAAATTTTATCGTTTGAAGGAAATACGGCACCTTACTTACAATATTCTTATGCAAGAGTCCAATCTGTTTTGGATAAAGCAAAAGACTTAGGGAAAGCAGCAACAGAGGACACTTGTTTAATTTTAAAAGATAAATATGAAAGATCTTTAGCAAATTATATGACAATTTTCCCTTCTTCTGTATTGAAGGCGGCAGAAACTTGTAAACCAAATTTAATAGCTGATTATTTATATGATTTATCGAAGAAATTAAATAGTTTCTATAATAATTGTCCAATCTTAAATCAGGAAGATGATATTTTAAAATCAAGAGCATATTTAGCAAAACAAGCTGGAGAAATTATCAAACAAGGATTGAGCCTATTAGGAATTCAAACTTTAGATAGAATGTAA
- the cas8a1 gene encoding type I CRISPR-associated protein Cas8a1/Csx8 — MKHNLDAGVYGFDTAISASDWRYSAAIVGLRYYLQEFQKKYEIKKNIEIDGIFDDFFLYSSQDIQENTYLSFVEKFYGEDLPHKALENKLKSSSVFSPEEEKWIKEKMGANTTLKKVFSKIKFTGENKQEVLNLIEENRYTIIKETFRNKKNLYDNYCQSGVLFTEAAKDSVCRVKGYYIDAGKKGKSTAYRFRTDSIIYEDDIIFDFIPFAFTGSTFETVFLNDNADLDILYKVNFNVKTFFEKKEQEKVSIQQNLMELLQNQTHPMKYGMEIIYKDREKTHFNTWYLRNESIRIFQKVDIPKINLNMKVGENYRNILKETFQNILNLVRLDLIIDFLLKEREKSNLPSIYFAIKELLKINIEIKNIGGENMEFNKNQKFAYACAKEIVKIFKKNNIEKKLDSYRQKLTSSLIFKDYKRTLDILMQLSNYSGVYFGFLYDFMENPSKNDDIIRMFILELNTENFENKVEK, encoded by the coding sequence ATGAAGCATAATCTAGATGCAGGAGTTTACGGCTTTGATACTGCTATTTCCGCTTCTGATTGGAGATACTCAGCTGCAATAGTAGGATTGCGATATTATCTACAAGAATTTCAAAAGAAATATGAAATTAAAAAAAATATAGAAATTGATGGGATTTTTGATGATTTCTTTTTATATTCTTCGCAAGATATTCAAGAAAATACATATTTATCTTTTGTAGAAAAATTTTATGGAGAAGATTTGCCTCATAAAGCATTGGAGAATAAACTGAAGAGTAGCTCGGTATTTAGTCCGGAAGAAGAAAAATGGATTAAAGAGAAAATGGGAGCAAACACTACCTTAAAAAAAGTTTTTTCGAAAATAAAATTTACAGGAGAAAATAAACAAGAGGTTTTAAATCTCATAGAAGAAAATAGATATACTATTATTAAAGAGACATTTCGAAATAAGAAAAATCTATATGATAATTATTGTCAATCAGGTGTTTTATTCACAGAGGCTGCTAAGGATAGTGTTTGTAGGGTGAAAGGTTACTATATTGATGCAGGAAAAAAGGGAAAGTCGACAGCTTATCGTTTTAGGACAGATAGTATTATATACGAAGACGATATCATTTTTGATTTTATTCCTTTTGCTTTTACTGGAAGTACCTTTGAAACAGTATTTTTGAATGATAATGCAGATTTAGATATTTTGTATAAAGTCAATTTTAATGTGAAAACTTTTTTTGAAAAAAAAGAACAAGAGAAAGTAAGTATTCAACAAAATTTAATGGAATTACTACAAAATCAGACACATCCAATGAAATATGGAATGGAAATCATTTATAAAGATAGAGAAAAAACACATTTTAATACATGGTATTTAAGAAATGAAAGTATCAGAATTTTTCAAAAAGTAGATATTCCAAAAATAAATTTGAATATGAAAGTGGGAGAAAACTACAGAAATATATTGAAGGAAACTTTTCAGAATATTTTAAATTTAGTTCGATTAGATTTGATTATTGATTTTCTTTTAAAAGAAAGAGAAAAAAGTAATTTACCAAGTATTTATTTTGCGATTAAAGAATTATTAAAAATCAATATAGAAATAAAAAATATAGGAGGAGAAAACATGGAATTCAATAAAAATCAGAAATTTGCTTATGCCTGTGCAAAAGAAATTGTTAAAATTTTTAAAAAGAATAATATTGAAAAGAAATTAGATTCTTACCGACAAAAACTGACCAGTTCCCTTATTTTTAAAGATTATAAAAGAACTTTGGATATTTTAATGCAACTTTCTAATTATTCCGGAGTATATTTTGGATTTTTATATGATTTTATGGAAAATCCAAGTAAAAACGATGATATTATTCGAATGTTTATCTTGGAATTAAATACAGAAAATTTTGAAAATAAGGTGGAAAAATAG
- a CDS encoding flavodoxin family protein, protein MKTLVVYSSLTGNTKKATTWAFEAVIGEKELFSVEEAMKIDTSSYDRIIEGFWVDKGTLDPKSRKFLKQIKGKELIFIGTLGAYPNSKHAIKVMERSKKIAEENNCYLGTCMVQGKMSDVLLKSMDKFPLNLIFRKTEERLERIQVASLHPNEEDKEKIQEFVRNLY, encoded by the coding sequence ATGAAAACTCTTGTTGTATATTCCAGCTTAACAGGAAACACAAAAAAAGCTACCACTTGGGCTTTCGAAGCAGTTATTGGAGAAAAAGAATTATTTTCTGTGGAGGAAGCTATGAAAATAGATACTTCTTCCTACGATAGAATTATTGAAGGTTTTTGGGTAGATAAGGGAACTTTGGATCCAAAATCTAGGAAATTTTTAAAACAGATAAAAGGAAAAGAACTTATTTTTATTGGAACATTAGGTGCCTATCCGAACTCAAAACATGCCATAAAAGTGATGGAACGTTCTAAGAAAATTGCAGAGGAAAATAACTGTTACTTAGGAACTTGTATGGTGCAAGGAAAAATGTCAGATGTTTTATTAAAATCTATGGATAAATTTCCACTTAACTTAATTTTTAGAAAAACAGAAGAAAGATTGGAACGAATTCAAGTAGCTTCTTTACATCCAAATGAAGAAGACAAAGAAAAAATTCAAGAATTCGTTAGAAATTTATATTAA